A part of Candida albicans SC5314 chromosome 2, complete sequence genomic DNA contains:
- the RRP15 gene encoding Rrp15p (Putative nucleolar protein; constituent of pre-60S ribosomal particles; Hap43-induced; repressed by prostaglandins), producing the protein MVSVNKSKKSTSIKQTNPNTEKKKTAKVVIEEEEQDQSNSSSQEVESEDESDSELEVADNDDLDQEIGSDDEVNIADASSSEGSDASEDENENEEEDFPKLKKRKTKSTEDGSESFADALNSIVNSKLKAYDRKDPILARNKVTLKKLESDKLEMKAKRALLQEKKVLHDNARVKNLLPTSNEPEKVRQVIEKEKALKKVAQRGVVRLFNAVLSTQIKTNQEVNKEKLGQTKKEEIMNEVSKNKFLDLIAAAGNE; encoded by the coding sequence ATGGTATCTGTGAATAAGAGCAAGAAACTGACTAGTATAAAGCAAACTAACCCTAAtactgaaaaaaagaagactGCCAAAGTGGTGATAGAAGAGGAAGAGCAAGACCAATCCAATTCATCTAGTCAAGAAGTGGAAAGTGAAGATGAAAGTGATTCAGAATTGGAAGTAGcagataatgatgatttagatCAGGAAATAGGATCTGATGATGAAGTTAATATTGCAGATGCTTCATCATCCGAAGGGTCGGACGCAAGCgaagatgaaaatgaaaatgaagaagaggattttccaaaactaaagaagagaaaaacaAAGTCTACAGAAGACGGGTCTGAATCTTTTGCTGATGCCTTGAACTCTATTGTTAACTCAAAACTAAAAGCATACGATAGAAAGGATCCAATTTTGGCTCGAAATAAAGTCACTTTAAAGAAGTTAGAACTGGATAAATTGGAAATGAAGGCCAAGAGAGCCTTATTgcaagaaaagaaagtgTTACATGACAACGCCAGAGTTAAAAACTTGTTGCCAACAAGTAATGAACCGGAGAAAGTTCGTCAAGTGAttgaaaaggaaaaggcattgaaaaaagttgCACAACGTGGTGTTGTCAGATTGTTTAATGCAGTGTTATCCACGcaaatcaaaaccaatCAAGAAGTCAATAAGGAGAAGTTGGGACAAACcaaaaaggaagaaataATGAATGAAGTATctaaaaacaaattcttGGATCTAATTGCAGCTGCTGGTAATGAATAA
- the ABG1 gene encoding Abg1p (Vacuolar membrane protein; depletion causes abnormal vacuolar morphology, cell separation defect, sensitivity to cell wall stress, increased hyphal branching; essential, no mammalian homolog; Cyr1-regulated; rat catheter biofilm repressed) has product MVSLSNLLVCLGLVVVPTTLAFSDTAPIIIHSNNQDALESNHKYITKFVDVKSKVDEIIKESCSDKNSKLFIYQIEDLSIESDYSWLLNKGSYPNVLYHEKNEANYDFNGKCEEKESGTVQFSVLKTGSLQEIYEKHKENKNEVFIIQVLPKFTSGHSLKAIKEKMYNLYNDEDIVISSKRDKQSDNENDAEIEQEIERDFEVAESLASEESDPVSIFDTDKQNKNGTVVKHDNLFTKYQFFTSGIWSGIIISGFLLVILYNALSWLSSLEITYASFEKQIDFDKKNE; this is encoded by the coding sequence ATGGTTTCACTTTCTAATTTATTAGTGTGTTTGGGATTAGTAGTAGTTCCAACTACCCTTGCATTTTCTGATACTGCACCAATTATCATTCATTCCAACAACCAGGATGCGCTTGAAAGCAACCATAAATATATcacaaaatttgttgatgttaAATCAAAAGTAGATGAAATCATTAAGGAAAGCTGTAGTGACAAAAACAGCAagttatttatttatcaaatcGAGGATTTAAGTATTGAATCTGATTATTCTTGGTTGTTGAACAAAGGGAGCTATCCTAATGTATTATATcatgaaaaaaatgaagCCAACTACGATTTTAATGGTAAATGTGAAGAAAAGGAATCTGGTACGGTTCAATTTAGTGTTTTGAAGACTGGCTCATTGCAAGAGATATACGAAAAGcataaagaaaacaaaaacgaGGTATTTATTATCCAAGTATTACCTAAGTTCACCAGTGGTCATTCATTAAAGGCTATTAAGGAAAAAATGTACAACTTATacaatgatgaagatattgTGATTAGTAGCAAAAGAGATAAACAAAGTgacaatgaaaatgatgcCGAAATcgaacaagaaattgagCGTGATTTTGAAGTTGCTGAATCCTTAGCTTCCGAGGAGTCAGACCCTGTCAGCATTTTCGATActgataaacaaaataagaATGGTACAGTAGTTAAAcatgataatttatttacaaagtatcaatttttcacttcCGGTATTTGGTCAGGAATCATCATTTCAGGATTTTTATTGGTTATTTTGTACAATGCTTTGAGTTGGCTTTCTAGTTTGGAAATCACTTATGCCTCgtttgaaaaacaaattgattttgataaaaaaaatgaataa
- the ERG24 gene encoding delta(14)-sterol reductase (C-14 sterol reductase, has a role in ergosterol biosynthesis; mutation confers increased sensitivity to dyclonine; rat catheter and Spider biofilm repressed): MKSSKLNPVTTHKEFNGISGALGITIGLPTLTVLFYLLCNQTYSIHGINVDFAKIKSQLPITQDELWQLVFDKTCWSAYLAWFFILVILDYLLPGKSLNGVKLRDGTVLNYKINGLSMSSLLIVLLLARLFQSNSDSSLEYYLPELQFIYDNQLQLIIICFLFSFMLAVFVYIISFIPLAKPNGIGTKERILSINGNTGNPFYDWFIGRELNPRIGSWDIKLFCELRPGMLLWLLINLSCLHYQYHNLGYVTDSMIVVNLLQAFYIFDGVLNEEGCLTMIDITTDGFGFMLSFGDLAWVPWTYSLQARYLSIKGNEVNLGWTLSLLIVGLQALGFYIFRSANKQKSDFRQGKLPHLKSIQTKTGSKLLVEGWWGLSQHINYLGDWLIGLSWCLPTGFQTPLTYFYVIYFASLLIHRQVRDEMKCRAKYGEDWEKYEKLVPYKIIPYVY, encoded by the coding sequence ATGAAATCGtcaaaattgaatccaGTCACAACCCATAAGGAGTTCAATGGTATTTCTGGGGCGCTAGGTATAACAATTGGATTGCCTACCCTCACTGTATTGTTCTATTTGTTGTGCAACCAAACGTATTCGATTCATGGAATCAATGTCGATTTCgccaaaattaaaagtcAATTACCAATCACTCAAGATGAATTATGGCAGCTagtatttgataaaacatGCTGGCTGGCCTATTTAGCTTGgtttttcattttggtCATTTTAGATTACTTGTTACCTGGCAAGTCATTAAATGGAGTGAAATTAAGAGATGGCACtgttttaaattataaaatcaatGGTTTGAGCATGAGTTCcttattaattgttttgcTATTGGCACGGTTATTCCAACTGAACAGCGACAGCTCTCTTGAATATTATTTACCGGAATTACAATTTATTTACGACAATCAATTACAGTTGatcattatttgttttttgttttcttttatgCTAGCCGTATTTGTATACATAATTTCGTTTATTCCGTTAGCCAAACCAAATGGAATTGGtacaaaagaaagaattttGAGTATCAATGGTAATACTGGAAATCCATTTTACGATTGGTTCATTGGTCGTGAATTAAACCCAAGAATAGGTAGTTGGGAcataaaattgttttgtGAGTTACGCCCCGGGATGTTATTAtggttgttgataaatttgagTTGTTTGCATTATCAGTACCATAATTTGGGCTACGTAACAGACTCAATGATTGTTGTAAACTTACTTCAAGCATTCTACATATTCGATGGGGTATTGAACGAAGAAGGTTGTTTGACGATGATTGACATAACCACCGATGGATTTGGTTTTATGCTAAGCTTTGGTGACTTAGCGTGGGTTCCTTGGACTTATTCTTTACAAGCAAGATATTTGAGCATAAAGGGCAATGAAGTCAACTTAGGATGGACATTAAGTTTGTTGATCGTTGGATTACAGGCATTAGGGTTTTACATCTTCCGCTCAgcaaataaacaaaaatcaGATTTTAGACAAGGTAAGTTGCCCCATTTAAAAAGCATCCAAACTAAAACTGGCTCAAAATTGTTGGTGGAAGGCTGGTGGGGCTTGTCTCAACACATTAATTATTTGGGTGACTGGTTGATTGGATTATCTTGGTGTTTGCCTACTGGCTTTCAAACCCCATTGACCTACTTTTACGTTATTTACTTTGCTTCCTTGCTAATCCATCGTCAAGTAAGAGACGAAATGAAGTGCAGAGCAAAATACGGCGAGGATTGGGAAAAGTACGAAAAGCTAGTTCCTTATAAAATAATTCCTTATgtatattaa